Proteins encoded in a region of the Novibacillus thermophilus genome:
- a CDS encoding phospholipase D-like domain-containing protein has product MPKAVKSFLVTLVIIVVTATAITPSSAKEMEEDPQPYQDASEVTTKAVFNNPAGGDPETIVREICNLIRQAPSGSRIRIAQFVISGAAGMDFAKEVIAAHRRGVDVQIVIDGWQVDNPAMAAIIAELGRDKSARSWVHICSRRSPEGNTSACIGDKGQHNKFYLFSETGGKSNVVVQSSANVTDLNSTTYWNNALILVGNWRLYRAYNTYFEDLAAEVESDDYYWTVTTGMAGGSVRAHFFPRAGTDASTDPIVEALKKVDCRSGTFIGIGMSEWDAYRIKIAEKLADLANDGCSVLVVHGPIDDEVRDVLQSVPRIEVRELNDGSQLPGRIHSKYMIINGMYDGDTDAKWVFTGSHNYNLTSLRRNDETMLQTNIRGIYELYKANLLTMRKAATVQ; this is encoded by the coding sequence ATGCCTAAAGCGGTCAAGAGTTTTTTAGTGACGTTAGTTATAATCGTAGTGACAGCAACAGCGATTACTCCCAGCTCGGCTAAGGAAATGGAAGAGGATCCGCAGCCTTATCAGGACGCTTCGGAGGTTACCACAAAAGCTGTCTTCAACAACCCTGCTGGGGGAGACCCTGAAACGATCGTTCGGGAGATCTGCAACCTTATTCGCCAGGCCCCTTCTGGGTCGCGGATACGCATTGCACAGTTCGTAATATCCGGGGCGGCTGGCATGGACTTTGCGAAAGAGGTGATCGCAGCTCATCGGAGGGGGGTTGACGTTCAAATCGTGATCGACGGATGGCAAGTGGACAACCCTGCCATGGCAGCTATTATCGCTGAACTCGGTCGCGACAAATCCGCTCGGTCGTGGGTTCACATCTGTAGTCGACGCTCCCCGGAAGGGAACACGTCAGCCTGCATCGGGGACAAGGGTCAGCATAACAAGTTCTACCTGTTCTCCGAGACCGGTGGAAAGTCCAACGTCGTCGTGCAGTCTTCTGCAAACGTTACCGACCTGAACTCAACGACGTATTGGAATAACGCTCTCATTCTTGTGGGCAACTGGCGTTTGTACCGCGCCTACAATACCTACTTCGAGGATCTTGCCGCTGAAGTCGAAAGTGACGACTACTATTGGACAGTCACGACGGGCATGGCCGGGGGTTCGGTGCGGGCGCACTTTTTTCCTCGCGCAGGTACTGATGCCTCCACCGATCCCATCGTCGAGGCGCTAAAGAAGGTTGACTGTAGGAGCGGAACGTTTATAGGTATCGGCATGTCCGAGTGGGACGCATATCGGATCAAGATCGCCGAAAAGCTTGCAGACTTGGCCAACGACGGCTGCTCGGTCCTCGTCGTTCACGGCCCCATAGACGATGAGGTTCGCGATGTGTTGCAATCGGTACCAAGGATAGAAGTTCGAGAGCTCAATGATGGCAGTCAACTGCCGGGGCGCATCCACTCTAAGTACATGATCATAAACGGTATGTATGACGGCGACACCGACGCGAAGTGGGTGTTCACTGGGAGTCACAACTACAACCTGACCTCGCTTCGTCGCAATGACGAGACGATGCTACAGACTAACATCCGAGGTATCTATGAGTTGTACAAGGCTAACCTTCTCACCATGCGTAAAGCAGCAACGGTTCAATGA
- the cydC gene encoding thiol reductant ABC exporter subunit CydC, producing the protein MKQESWIRLHFRKQRWRFMWIAVLSVLTPSCAGALMFTSGYLISKAALRPENILMVYVPIVLVRTFGIGRAVVHYVERLAGHDAVLRILANMRVRLYRILEPQALFIRSRYRTGDVLSALADDIEHLQDVYLRTVFPTIAAVVMYGLCIAALGWFDLPFALLMALYVFVLVFILPAVSLWLKNAKQRHVKQKRNGLYRILTDAVLGMSDWVISGRASQFVQSYESDEAKVAEVERTLHQWTTWRTFLAQCVVAIAVISTMYWAGQQFAGGELAATMIAAFTLVVFPVMDAFLAVPEAVEKIPEYRESLDRINRMSGTEKASSHTERTLQAEGVHAAQLQAHIRLERVRYRYPQSEEWSVNGISLDIPQGKKIAVLGRSGAGKSTLIKLIQGAVVPQEGRATINGKHAARFGDEIPRVISVLNQRPHLFDTTVGNNIRLGKPDAGDEEVRQVAQKVKLDKLIESLPAGYDTPMLETGERFSGGERQRIALARVLLQDTPVVILDEPTVGLDPHTERDLLRTIFRTVQGKTLIWITHHLVGVEQMDEVIFIEDGRITMHGPHAVLIEKVSRYRHLYHLDRPDDSP; encoded by the coding sequence ATGAAACAGGAGTCTTGGATTCGACTTCATTTTCGAAAGCAACGGTGGCGTTTTATGTGGATCGCAGTTTTAAGCGTGCTGACGCCGTCGTGTGCGGGTGCCCTCATGTTCACGTCCGGCTACCTCATCTCGAAGGCTGCGCTTCGTCCGGAAAACATTTTAATGGTGTACGTGCCTATTGTACTCGTGCGCACATTCGGGATCGGGAGGGCTGTCGTGCACTACGTCGAACGTTTGGCAGGTCACGATGCCGTCCTGCGCATCCTGGCAAACATGCGCGTCCGTCTGTACCGTATTTTGGAACCGCAGGCACTGTTCATCCGCTCTCGCTACCGTACAGGGGATGTGCTTAGTGCGCTCGCTGACGACATCGAGCACTTGCAGGACGTTTATCTCCGCACAGTATTTCCGACAATAGCCGCTGTGGTGATGTATGGACTGTGTATCGCCGCTCTCGGCTGGTTCGATCTGCCGTTTGCGTTGCTCATGGCACTGTACGTGTTCGTCCTCGTCTTTATACTTCCCGCGGTTTCTCTATGGCTGAAGAACGCGAAGCAGCGACATGTGAAACAGAAACGCAATGGGTTGTACCGGATACTCACGGACGCTGTGCTCGGCATGAGTGACTGGGTGATCAGCGGGCGTGCGTCGCAGTTCGTGCAGTCGTATGAATCGGATGAAGCAAAAGTGGCCGAAGTTGAACGTACACTGCACCAGTGGACCACCTGGAGAACGTTCCTCGCCCAGTGTGTCGTCGCTATCGCAGTGATCTCCACCATGTATTGGGCGGGACAGCAATTCGCGGGAGGGGAGCTGGCGGCTACGATGATTGCGGCGTTTACGCTCGTCGTTTTTCCAGTGATGGACGCATTTCTAGCCGTACCGGAAGCGGTCGAGAAAATTCCGGAGTACCGGGAATCTTTGGATCGGATAAACAGAATGAGCGGTACAGAAAAAGCTAGCTCACACACAGAGCGGACACTTCAGGCTGAAGGGGTGCATGCGGCACAGCTGCAGGCTCACATTCGGCTGGAACGCGTCCGTTATCGTTATCCGCAATCAGAAGAGTGGAGTGTCAACGGCATTTCACTCGACATCCCACAGGGGAAAAAGATCGCCGTACTCGGGCGCAGTGGTGCGGGAAAATCGACCTTGATCAAGCTGATACAAGGTGCCGTCGTTCCTCAAGAGGGGCGCGCGACGATCAACGGCAAACATGCGGCCCGTTTCGGGGACGAGATCCCGCGGGTCATCTCTGTACTGAACCAACGTCCGCATTTGTTTGACACGACGGTGGGGAATAACATTCGCCTCGGAAAACCAGATGCCGGAGACGAAGAGGTCCGCCAGGTGGCGCAAAAAGTGAAATTAGACAAGTTGATCGAATCTCTGCCTGCGGGATATGATACGCCAATGTTGGAGACGGGAGAGCGTTTCTCGGGCGGAGAGCGACAACGGATTGCGCTAGCGCGAGTCTTGCTTCAGGACACCCCTGTTGTCATATTGGACGAACCGACCGTAGGACTCGACCCTCACACGGAGCGTGACTTACTTAGGACGATCTTCCGTACGGTTCAAGGGAAAACACTGATCTGGATTACACACCACCTAGTCGGGGTAGAACAGATGGATGAGGTGATCTTTATAGAGGACGGCCGAATAACCATGCACGGCCCGCACGCCGTGTTAATCGAGAAAGTCTCTCGCTATCGTCACCTTTACCATCTCGACCGTCCGGATGACTCTCCGTGA
- a CDS encoding ABC transporter permease has protein sequence MDRLAGYLIRRILYSLFVIWGAVTIIFFVIRVVPGDPATVMLGTSATEEQILELQKELGLNDPLLVQYVNYLKDAVNLDFGESFKLGGSALDHVFYRFPFTITLAVTAIIISITVSLPLGILAAKKSNGIIDWMISTTSLLGQSLPTFWVGIMLIIIFARFLGLFPSGGSGSIAHLILPATTLCLPFIGMIIRLIRNGLLDELSRGYVQTARSKGLKENSILYIHVLRNVLIPVITVMGLLLGEFIGSAIIIEVVFSWPGIGRLLVDSILNRDYAIVQASVVLLATVYVFLNLVVDILYGYIDPRIQVEESR, from the coding sequence GTGGATCGTTTGGCGGGATATTTAATCCGGCGAATATTGTATTCATTATTTGTTATTTGGGGAGCTGTTACCATTATATTTTTTGTTATTCGTGTTGTTCCCGGTGATCCAGCTACAGTAATGCTGGGAACATCTGCTACTGAAGAGCAAATACTAGAACTGCAGAAAGAACTCGGGCTGAATGATCCTTTATTGGTTCAATACGTGAATTACCTGAAAGATGCGGTAAATCTCGATTTCGGGGAATCGTTTAAATTGGGCGGTTCAGCACTTGATCATGTATTTTATCGGTTTCCATTTACAATCACACTAGCGGTTACAGCAATAATTATTTCGATCACTGTTAGCCTGCCGTTAGGAATTTTAGCGGCAAAAAAATCCAACGGAATCATTGACTGGATGATTTCTACGACGTCCTTGCTTGGACAATCACTACCGACTTTTTGGGTTGGGATAATGTTAATTATTATTTTTGCTCGTTTTTTAGGTTTGTTTCCTAGTGGAGGTTCAGGATCGATTGCTCATTTAATTCTTCCTGCAACTACTTTATGTCTTCCTTTTATTGGTATGATTATCCGTTTGATTAGAAATGGCCTTCTTGATGAACTTAGCCGTGGGTATGTTCAAACGGCAAGATCGAAAGGTCTTAAGGAAAACAGTATTTTGTATATCCATGTGTTACGAAACGTACTTATTCCGGTCATTACCGTTATGGGACTTTTATTAGGAGAATTTATAGGTAGTGCGATCATAATTGAAGTCGTTTTCTCCTGGCCTGGTATAGGCAGATTGTTAGTAGATTCTATTCTCAATCGTGATTATGCGATTGTCCAAGCTTCTGTTGTGTTATTAGCGACCGTGTATGTTTTTCTTAATCTTGTGGTTGATATCTTATACGGTTATATCGATCCGCGTATTCAGGTGGAGGAATCACGATGA
- a CDS encoding helix-turn-helix domain-containing protein produces MTSQYLCDCSLHLISHVYWERKDRFRFRTDTYPVWVVFAVESGSFQYQIGVERGIAEKSELVFCPPGYSFQREMLSPMSLHFIGFEFDKKPTLDIPVLMPSFKSQPADEKRLASDFAYLRKLHLATDTRNMLLKQWILNDIWQLACNEWDNSSHQDELTKLTNSDDELMNRAAEWLFNKAHTQFSMRELSEMLELSPVQFTRRFRKAFHITPSELVRTLRIRKAAKLLLDTDLTLDQIAKRCGYDNGFYLSRVFSRHMNVSPSKYRQQNRV; encoded by the coding sequence GTGACTTCACAATATTTATGCGACTGTTCATTGCACTTAATTTCTCATGTTTACTGGGAACGAAAAGATCGGTTCAGGTTTCGCACGGACACGTATCCTGTATGGGTAGTATTCGCCGTTGAATCAGGTAGTTTCCAATATCAAATTGGTGTTGAAAGAGGGATTGCAGAGAAGAGTGAACTGGTATTCTGCCCGCCAGGTTACTCGTTCCAAAGAGAAATGTTATCGCCGATGTCGCTTCATTTTATAGGATTCGAATTTGACAAGAAACCCACATTGGATATTCCAGTTCTAATGCCGTCGTTTAAATCACAACCTGCAGACGAAAAACGTCTCGCTTCAGATTTTGCTTATTTACGAAAGCTCCATCTCGCGACTGACACGCGGAATATGCTTCTCAAACAGTGGATACTTAACGATATATGGCAACTCGCCTGTAACGAATGGGACAACTCCTCTCACCAAGATGAGTTAACCAAATTGACAAATTCGGACGATGAACTAATGAATCGGGCTGCAGAATGGTTATTTAATAAAGCACATACGCAATTCAGTATGCGCGAACTTTCCGAGATGTTGGAATTAAGCCCAGTTCAGTTTACACGCCGTTTTCGAAAGGCATTTCATATCACACCTTCAGAACTAGTTCGCACCCTGCGCATCCGTAAAGCAGCAAAGCTGCTTCTGGACACTGATCTAACATTAGATCAAATCGCCAAACGGTGCGGTTATGATAACGGATTCTACCTAAGTCGCGTATTCAGTCGTCATATGAACGTGAGTCCGTCAAAATACCGTCAACAGAACAGGGTATAA